Proteins from a genomic interval of Salmo salar chromosome ssa14, Ssal_v3.1, whole genome shotgun sequence:
- the LOC106570220 gene encoding CMP-N-acetylneuraminate-beta-galactosamide-alpha-2,3-sialyltransferase 1 isoform X1, whose amino-acid sequence MYLSMQKNFRAFTVLAFIVTFTTFLFSFTLRDPSLYFFKYAIHKSDNFFSKGQCGCRQCMTELEDDPWFTERFNLSVHPLMSRKNSLLTDDTYHWWQKLQEHEDPANFSEVVEKLFQVIPDDDDLYKDAGPERCRTCAVVGNSGNLKGSRYGPLIDYSDVIIRMNMAPTAGFEKDVGSRTTHHVMYPESAIDLDNTTSLLLIPFKTLDLQWITSALTTGSIKETYVPVRSRIKANKNRVLIYSPTFFKYVFDTWLESHGRYPSTGFLSLLFAMHICDKVSVYGFGADRYGNWHHYWENNYNGGDFRETGVHDADHEYNVTLLLADKHKINFFKGF is encoded by the exons ATGTATCTATCGATGCAGAAGAACTTCAGGGCATTTACTGTGTTAGCCTTTATTGTAACTTTCACCACTTTCCTCTTCAGTTTCACGTTGAGAGATCCCTCTCTGTACTTCTTCAAATATGCCATACACAAGTCGGACAACTTCTTCTCTAAAGGCCAGTGTGGCTGTCGACAGTGTATGACAGAGCTGGAGGACGACCCCTGGTTCACTGAgcggttcaacctgtcagtccaCCCTCTGATGTCTAGGAAGAACAGCCTGCTGACTGACGACACATACCACTGGTGGCAG AAATTGCAGGAACATGAGGACCCGGCCAACTTCAGCGAGGTGGTGGAGAAGTTGTTCCAGGTCATCCCTGATGATGACGACCTCTACAAGGACGCGGGGCCTGAGCGCTGTAGGACCTGTGCTGTGGTGGGAAATTCTGGGAACCTCAAGGGCTCCCGCTACGGACCCCTCATCGACTACAGTGATGTCATCATCAG AATGAACATGGCTCCTACCGCTGGCTTTGAGAAGGATGTTGGGAGCCGGACTACGCATCATGTCATGTACCCAGAGAGCGCAATAGATCTGGACAACACCACCAGTCTTCTGCTCATCCCCTTCAAGACTCTGGACCTGCAGTGGATCACCAGTGCCTTGACCACCGGCTCCATCAAAGA AACATACGTTCCTGTCCGGTCCAGGATTAAGGCAAACAAGAACAGG GTGTTGATATACAGCCCAACCTTCTTTAAATATGTCTTTGACACATGGCTGGAGAGTCATGGCCGGTATCCCTCCACTGGCTTCCTCAGCCTATTGTTCGCCATGCACATCTGCGATAAG GTGAGTGTGTACGGGTTCGGAGCGGACCGGTATGGGAACTGGCACCACTACTGGGAAAATAATTACAACGGAGGCGATTTCCGCGAAACCGGGGTGCATGATGCGGACCATGAGTACAACGTGACCCTGCTTCTGGCTGACAAACACAAGATCAATTTTTTCAAAGGCTTCTGA
- the LOC106570220 gene encoding CMP-N-acetylneuraminate-beta-galactosamide-alpha-2,3-sialyltransferase 1 isoform X2 yields the protein MYLSMQKNFRAFTVLAFIVTFTTFLFSFTLRDPSLYFFKYAIHKSDNFFSKGQCGCRQCMTELEDDPWFTERFNLSVHPLMSRKNSLLTDDTYHWWQKLQEHEDPANFSEVVEKLFQVIPDDDDLYKDAGPERCRTCAVVGNSGNLKGSRYGPLIDYSDVIIRTYVPVRSRIKANKNRVLIYSPTFFKYVFDTWLESHGRYPSTGFLSLLFAMHICDKVSVYGFGADRYGNWHHYWENNYNGGDFRETGVHDADHEYNVTLLLADKHKINFFKGF from the exons ATGTATCTATCGATGCAGAAGAACTTCAGGGCATTTACTGTGTTAGCCTTTATTGTAACTTTCACCACTTTCCTCTTCAGTTTCACGTTGAGAGATCCCTCTCTGTACTTCTTCAAATATGCCATACACAAGTCGGACAACTTCTTCTCTAAAGGCCAGTGTGGCTGTCGACAGTGTATGACAGAGCTGGAGGACGACCCCTGGTTCACTGAgcggttcaacctgtcagtccaCCCTCTGATGTCTAGGAAGAACAGCCTGCTGACTGACGACACATACCACTGGTGGCAG AAATTGCAGGAACATGAGGACCCGGCCAACTTCAGCGAGGTGGTGGAGAAGTTGTTCCAGGTCATCCCTGATGATGACGACCTCTACAAGGACGCGGGGCCTGAGCGCTGTAGGACCTGTGCTGTGGTGGGAAATTCTGGGAACCTCAAGGGCTCCCGCTACGGACCCCTCATCGACTACAGTGATGTCATCATCAG AACATACGTTCCTGTCCGGTCCAGGATTAAGGCAAACAAGAACAGG GTGTTGATATACAGCCCAACCTTCTTTAAATATGTCTTTGACACATGGCTGGAGAGTCATGGCCGGTATCCCTCCACTGGCTTCCTCAGCCTATTGTTCGCCATGCACATCTGCGATAAG GTGAGTGTGTACGGGTTCGGAGCGGACCGGTATGGGAACTGGCACCACTACTGGGAAAATAATTACAACGGAGGCGATTTCCGCGAAACCGGGGTGCATGATGCGGACCATGAGTACAACGTGACCCTGCTTCTGGCTGACAAACACAAGATCAATTTTTTCAAAGGCTTCTGA